In the Arthrobacter sp. CDRTa11 genome, CTCGTCCTGGCTCAAGCCAAAGAGCCTGGCGGCGGCTTTGTTGGCGAGGCTTATGGTGCCGTCCGGGGCCAAGGCAATAAGTCCGTCAGGGTTGGCGTCCAGGAGGCTGCCGAAAGTTCTTCCTTCAGGCCTTTCCCTATGACGCACCGATTTCGGCATGACGCACCACCCCCACGCACATCATAAAGTGCGCCGAGCCGATAACAAGGGGGACGGCAGGAATCGTTTTCCATTCGCCGCCGGAGATCCGGCCGGCAGAGCAAAGGCGCCGCCTTCCATTTCTGGAGACGGCGCCCTCGCTGGTGTTGCGTGTCAGCTGCTTATTGTCTTTGCGTTGGTTACACGCGGCTTCTGCCCCGGTTCGCCACTGCGCCATAGATCAGCAGGACAATGATGGAGCCCAGGATTGCCAGCAGCCAGGTCCGGAGGTCAAAGAATTCGGCAAGTCCGCCGCCGAAGATGAGGGAGCCGATCCAGCCGCCAAGAATAGCGCCCACGACGCCCAGAACGAGCGTGATCAGCCAGCCTCCTCCTTGCCTTCCGGGCAGGATGGCCTTGGCAATGGCTCCAGCGATCAAGCCCAAAATGAGAAACCCGAGAATTCCCATGGTCACACTTCCTTGTCGATAATTGGTGCCGACGCCTCACCCCGGTCATCCAATTCAATCAGCGTACTTACTATTCTGCAAGGATTCGGGATATCAAAAGGTGCCAATAATTGTTGTTGTGACCGAAATGTGAGGGTTTTGGTCCCTGCCGGCCTGTATATGGACGGCGGCACGGAACTGACAGCTACGAGTTGCGCATTTCCGGCAACCGGACTTCGGCGTTCAGCCCGTTTGTCCCGAGCCCGTTCGTCCCCAGCCCGCGCACTGTCCAGCCCTCGGCCTGCCAGGCAGCAGCATCCAGCACGTTCCGTGCATCCAGGACCACCCGGCGTCGGACGGTTGCGCCCGCAACAGCAGGGGAGAGCAGCCTGTATTCGTCCCATTCCGTCAGGAGCAGCACCAGCTCGGCTCCCTGCAGCGCCTTCAGGGTTGAGGTCTCAAATCGAAGCCGCGGGTAGCGCATCCAGGCGTGGTTCACGGCCTTGGGGTCCGTGACAGTGACGTGCGCCCCTGCCTCCGCCAGCCGGGAGGCCACATCAAGGGCGGGGGAATCGCGGATGTCGTCCGTGTCCGGCTTGAAGGACGCGCCAAGAACAGTGACCGACCGCCCTGCCAGCTCGCCGCACAGCTCCCGGGCGAGGGCAACCGTCCTGGTCCGCTGGCCCAGGTTGATGGCATCCACCAGGCCCATCCAGTCATCCACCGAGCTGACCCCTAAACCGGCCGCCTGTGCCCGGAAGCTGCGGATGTCCTTGGGCAGGCACCCGCCGCCGAAACCCAGCCCGGCGTGCAGGTAGCGGCTGCCGATCCGCGGGTCCATGCCCATGGCCTCGCCCAGTTCGGCGACGTCGGCGCCCGATGCATCGCACAGCTCCGAGATCGCGTTGATGAAGCTGACTTTCGTTGCCAGGTAGGCGTTGGACGCGGACTTGATGAGCTCGGCGGTGGCAAAGCTGCACACCACCCGGGGGATGCCGGCATTCAGAAGCGGCTCATAGACGGCATCCAGTACTGCGGTGACTGCCAGGGGCGCCCCTGTGGAGGCGTTGAACGCCCTGGTACTGCCGCCTTCCACGCCGTACACCAGCCTGTCCGGAACCAGGGAATCCTTGACGGCTGTGCCCTGCCTCAGGAACTCCGGATTCCACCCCACCAGCACATCAGGGCGCCGGGACAGGATTCCGTGGAGCATCTCCACAGTGCCCACGGGCACCGTGGATTTCCCGACGACGACGGCGCCCCTCGCCAGGTGCGGGAGCAGCGCCTCCGTTGCGGACACCAGATAGGTGAGGTCGGCGCCGTCGGACGTCTTTGACTGGGGCGTCCCCACGCAGAGGAAATGGACCTGTGCCCCTGCTGCGTCGGAGAAGTCGGTGGAGAAGGTCAGGCGCCCGGTGGTGCGCCCGTCCTGCAGGAGCTCGTCCAGTCCGGGCTCATAAAACGGGGCCGTGCCGCGGCCGAGGTGCTCCACCTTGGCCACGTCCACGTCGATGCCGACGACGGAGTGCCCCATCGATGCGAGAGTGGCGGCGTGGACTGCCCCCAGGTAGCCGCAGCCGATGACTGAGATTTTCACAGCGTGGCCCCGTTCCTGCTGGCCGGCGCCACCGGCGAACCGGCGATCGCGGCCTGGTAATGTGCCACCAGTTCGGCGCTCAGTGCAGGCCAGGTGCGGTTCTGCACCGAGGCGTGGGCCGCTGCCGCAAAGGCACGGCGCTTGGCGTCGTCTCCCATCAGATCCAGCACGTGCGCCCGCAATCCGGCCAGATGGCCGGGTTCATACAGCCAGCCTGTGCGGGAATTTTCCACCAGGTCCAAAGGCCCGCCCCTCCCCGTAGCCACCACCGGAACACCGGACGCCATGGCTTCCTGGATGGTCTGGCAGAACGTCTCGAATTCGCCGGGATGGACAAAGAGATCGAACGACGCCACCGCCCGGGCGAGTTCGTCCCCGCCCAGGAATCCGGCAAACACCGCGCCCGGCAGGGCCTCCTGCAGGGCCGCCCGCTGTGGCCCGTCACCCACGATCACCAGCCTGGTGTTGGGCACATCTGCCAATACGGCGAGGTCTTCCACCTGCTTTTCGACAGCCAGCCGGCCAACATAGCCGATGATCCGTTCGCCGCCGGGTGCCACCGAAGCCCGCCAGCCGTCGTCGCGCTTTCCGGGTGAAAACCGGACGGTATCCACGCCCCGCCGCCACATGGCCACCCGCGGTATGCCCCGCCCGCGCAACTGATTCAGCGCGAACGTCGAGGGGGCCAGGGTCCGGTTGGCGAGCAGGTGGATGTTCTCCACGCGGTTCCACGCCCAGTTCTCCAGGAACGGAACACCATAGCGTGCAGCGTAACTGGGGACCTCGGTCTGATAGATGGCGATCGTGGGAATGCCAAGCTGGTGTGCGGCCTGGACTGCGCGCCAGCCCAGGACAAACGGGGAGGCCAGGTGGACAATGTCGGGTGCGAAATCGGCAAGGATTCGCTTGACCCGATACACACCACCCATCGCCACGCGCACCTTGGTGTATCCGGCCAGGGGCATGGAAGGCAGCCGGTGCACCTGCGCGCCGTACACCTCTTCAGGAACTGCAGCCCCCGTGGGCTCCTGGGTTGACGGGGCAATCACCAGGACTTCATCGCCCCGGTCCCGCAGATGCTCAAGCACCCGCAGGATGGAGTGCGTTACCCCGTTCATCGATGGCAGGAATGATTCAGCGACAATTGCGATCCTCACCCCTCCACGGTGGGCGCCCGGGCTGACGCCGCGGGGTCGCAGGGATAGAGCGGAGGGAAAGGTTGGGTTAACAGATCGGCGCGGTCAGGCGTGACCGCATGGTCCCAGGCCGCAGCGCTTTGTCAGGAACCGCCTCCCTATGGCAACTGCTGGCCGGGTGGGGCGGCCCCCAGCACCGCCCCACCCAACCCCCTGGCCTTAGCCGAGCTTGCGCATAGGGTCTGGCCAGTTGCCCACAGCGGACATAACGGTGGCGCGGTTGATTACGGCAGTGTTGATGGACATGGGTTTCTCCTGACTGAACGTGGTGTCCGCGGGCCGGTGGCGCGCGGGTGGTCATGTCCTGCCGAAAAAGGGCAGGGCTGACCCGTTCAGTCGGGTGAAGAGCCGGGATCGAAGGAAGGGCCGGCGGGCAGCGTCTGGCTGCCTGACCGGTGCGTTTCATTAGAGGAAGTAGGAAGGGCGAGCCAGGAACCGCCAAGGTCTGCAGGGCTGAATGAACCGCCGGCCGACCCCGAGTTGGCCGTCCCCGCGCCGTTAGCCAACGCCGCAGGATCCTGCTTGCCGGTATTGCCCGGGCCGTCCCCGCGACCTGAGGGGCTTCCTGTTGCCGCAGCAGGCGAGGCCAGTCCGGCGACATCCTGGGCGGGGGCGAATCCGAACCGCAGCGTGTTGGACCGCGGCGCCACGTCCGTCTCGTCAGTCGCGACGGTAGAAGTGTCGGCCGGAGTCGCACCAGGCTCGGCGGCGACCTGCGCAACAGCTTCCGACGCCGGGAGGCTGGGCGCGGGCGTCGGCGTCGTCAGCGGGGGCAGACCGGGCAACTGTGGCGGGGAGGGGACGGGCAGCAGGCCCGGCAGCGGCACGGGCGCGGGCAGGGGTTCCGACAGCAGCGGGGGCAGCTGGTCAGGCAACGGCAGGACGTCGGGGAGGGGAAGCGGGAGGGGAGCCTGCACCAGCGGGAGGTCGGGCAGTTCCGGTGCCAGGCCGGTGACTGTTGCGACTGTCCCCGCGACCACAGGCACAGCTGGGGCCGCCAATGTATTGACGGCGGCTGGTGCCGAATCCGTGAGGGAGACTGCTTTGGATACCGCGGTTTCACCCGCGCTGGCGATGACGGGAGGTGCCGGAAGCGGCTGAGTCAGAACGGATGACGAAAGGTTGCCGAGATCGCCGCCTTCCGGAACCAGGCTGGAGGCGGTGGCAGTTCCGGCTCCCCAGAGGAGCCAGGCCATCGCGGTCAGGAAAGCCAGCAGGACTGAGCGGACGGCAGGGCGCCAAAGAGTCCGTGGTATCGCCCCCATCCGATCCACCCCCTCGCCGATGGGCACCAGCGTACGCTCAGCGGTGCCGTTCGTCGAGGGGTTTTTCGTGCACCTCTCGTGCTCTTCAAAACAGGGAACAGAAAAATGCTAAGTAGGCTTTCCTTTCGATGCTAAGCATGCTTATCGTATAGGGGCAGCTATAGCGGAACCTCAAGAAGATGGGGTGGACGCCAAGAGGCCCGGAGACTCTCCCGAGCTCCCGGCGGTATGGCAGGTCCACCGCAAGCGCGCAATCCCAGCACATCCAAAAGGAGACGTCATGCTCACGAGGGAAAACATTGAAAACCTCCTGAATCGGGGAGGAAACGTAGTTGCTTCGGACGGCGAGAAGATCGGTTCGATCGGCCAGCTCTACGCCGATGACGATACGGGCGAGCCCACCTGGGTCACAGTGAAGACTGGTTTGTTTGGAACGTCCCAGTCGTTTGTTCCGGTTGAAGGCGCCCGGATCGACGGCGACGACCTGGTGGTTCCGTACACCAAGGACCACGTCAAGGATGCCCCGCGGGTGGAAGCGGACGGTCATCTGGAACCAGATGAGGAAGACCGCCTGTACGACCACTATGAACGGGGCGGCCGGACCTACTCTGAAGCCCGCACCGACGCCGACTATCGCGGTGACGCCGACCTCAACGCCGGCAACGCTGCCGGAACCGTTGGCCGCGACACGTCCGGGCCCACCACCGATGACGCCATGACCCGCTCAGAGGAACGCCTGCACGTGGGTACCGAAAAGCAGGCCACCGGACGGGCAAGGCTGCGCAAGTACGTCACCACTGAGAACGTCACCCGCACGGTTCCAGTGCAGCGCGAGGAAGTCCGCATCGAGCGCGAACCCATCACTGACGCGAACCGCGGAGCAGCAATGTCGGGCCCTGACCTCAGCGATGAAGAGCACGAAGTGACCCTTCACGAGGAGCGCCCCGTGGTGGACAAGGAAACCGTGCCGGTGGAGCGCGTCCGCCTGGACAAAGACACCGTGACGGACGATGTCACCGTCAACGAAGAGGTCCGCAAGGAACGCATCGAGGCCGACGGCATCGACGAAACCCGCCGCTAGCACAACGGGGAGCAGGCCGGCGCACCGTTCGCGGTTCGCCAAGAACGACGCCGGGTCCCACTTTCAGGGGCCCGGCGTCGCTTGCCCGGTCCTACTTCTCCAGTCCCAGAATCTCCTTGGCAGCCCGCTCGGCTTCAAGTTCGGCGACGGACACAGTGGTTCCGCGCAGGAACCCGGCAGCAGCCAGGACCCGCCTCAGCTCCCCTTCGGTTCTGGGAGTGCTTACTCCGTGGTGTGCCATCGCGTGGCAATTGGCGCACAGCGGGACAAGGTCCGTGATTGGATCAAGTTGGTATCCGTTGCCGAGTTCAGACACCGGCACCACATGGTGGACCTGGATGAAGTCCCGGCCAATCTCGCCGTAAGTAACTTCAAACGAGAACCCACAGGCCGCACAGTTGGTGCCGCGGTGGGCGATACAGGCCCGCCGGGCTTCCGGGTCGCGTTCGTACCGGTTGACCTGCTCCCAGCTGACCGCGCCTCCCGGATACGTGCCGGGCACCGGGTGCGTGGGGTCTGGCCCCGGCGCCGGC is a window encoding:
- a CDS encoding UDP-glucose dehydrogenase family protein; its protein translation is MKISVIGCGYLGAVHAATLASMGHSVVGIDVDVAKVEHLGRGTAPFYEPGLDELLQDGRTTGRLTFSTDFSDAAGAQVHFLCVGTPQSKTSDGADLTYLVSATEALLPHLARGAVVVGKSTVPVGTVEMLHGILSRRPDVLVGWNPEFLRQGTAVKDSLVPDRLVYGVEGGSTRAFNASTGAPLAVTAVLDAVYEPLLNAGIPRVVCSFATAELIKSASNAYLATKVSFINAISELCDASGADVAELGEAMGMDPRIGSRYLHAGLGFGGGCLPKDIRSFRAQAAGLGVSSVDDWMGLVDAINLGQRTRTVALARELCGELAGRSVTVLGASFKPDTDDIRDSPALDVASRLAEAGAHVTVTDPKAVNHAWMRYPRLRFETSTLKALQGAELVLLLTEWDEYRLLSPAVAGATVRRRVVLDARNVLDAAAWQAEGWTVRGLGTNGLGTNGLNAEVRLPEMRNS
- a CDS encoding PRC and DUF2382 domain-containing protein, with the protein product MLTRENIENLLNRGGNVVASDGEKIGSIGQLYADDDTGEPTWVTVKTGLFGTSQSFVPVEGARIDGDDLVVPYTKDHVKDAPRVEADGHLEPDEEDRLYDHYERGGRTYSEARTDADYRGDADLNAGNAAGTVGRDTSGPTTDDAMTRSEERLHVGTEKQATGRARLRKYVTTENVTRTVPVQREEVRIEREPITDANRGAAMSGPDLSDEEHEVTLHEERPVVDKETVPVERVRLDKDTVTDDVTVNEEVRKERIEADGIDETRR
- a CDS encoding glycosyltransferase family 4 protein, which codes for MRIAIVAESFLPSMNGVTHSILRVLEHLRDRGDEVLVIAPSTQEPTGAAVPEEVYGAQVHRLPSMPLAGYTKVRVAMGGVYRVKRILADFAPDIVHLASPFVLGWRAVQAAHQLGIPTIAIYQTEVPSYAARYGVPFLENWAWNRVENIHLLANRTLAPSTFALNQLRGRGIPRVAMWRRGVDTVRFSPGKRDDGWRASVAPGGERIIGYVGRLAVEKQVEDLAVLADVPNTRLVIVGDGPQRAALQEALPGAVFAGFLGGDELARAVASFDLFVHPGEFETFCQTIQEAMASGVPVVATGRGGPLDLVENSRTGWLYEPGHLAGLRAHVLDLMGDDAKRRAFAAAAHASVQNRTWPALSAELVAHYQAAIAGSPVAPASRNGATL
- a CDS encoding GlsB/YeaQ/YmgE family stress response membrane protein, which gives rise to MGILGFLILGLIAGAIAKAILPGRQGGGWLITLVLGVVGAILGGWIGSLIFGGGLAEFFDLRTWLLAILGSIIVLLIYGAVANRGRSRV
- a CDS encoding HNH endonuclease, whose translation is MTAIILGWNPDRWNDWTYPAVLEEVAAAGLYVHSWNPGRRRNIPAGTDIWLVLQGKRGPGLIGHGAVAPAPGAGTPTMQVQVAFDALLPMGDHITFDVLMQATPTVPWSRANRSGLTVRPSEEANIRALWGALGPAPGPDPTHPVPGTYPGGAVSWEQVNRYERDPEARRACIAHRGTNCAACGFSFEVTYGEIGRDFIQVHHVVPVSELGNGYQLDPITDLVPLCANCHAMAHHGVSTPRTEGELRRVLAAAGFLRGTTVSVAELEAERAAKEILGLEK